One window of Gammaproteobacteria bacterium genomic DNA carries:
- the serS gene encoding serine--tRNA ligase, with the protein MLDSKQLRTKLTEVATQLLRRGYELDTDGLKQLETKRKLVQVSTEELQAERNTRSKSIGKAKAAGEDIQPLLDAVAGLGEDLNQAKLELDKIQLAIDEIVMGIPNLPHDSVPDGKNEEDNVEIRRWGNPLVFKFEVKDHVDLGEGLGQLDFDTAATIARSRFAVMKGPLARMHRALTQFMLDTHTAEHGYEEVYVPYLVNADALRGTGQLPKFEEDLFFTGKDMGLYLIPTAEVPVTNMAARDQILSADTLPLRYTAHTPCFRSEAGSYGRDTRGMIRQHQFEKVEMVQIVHPEKSYEALEELTGHAEKILQLLELPYRVVNLCAGDIGFSAAKTYDLEVWLPAQNTYREISSCSNFEAFQARRMSARWRNPECKKPELVHTVNGSGLAVGRTLVAVMENYQQADGSVRVPKVLQPYMNGIDVLIKR; encoded by the coding sequence ATGCTGGATTCAAAACAATTACGCACCAAATTAACTGAGGTTGCGACACAATTATTACGTCGTGGTTATGAACTGGATACGGATGGACTAAAGCAGTTAGAAACCAAACGTAAATTGGTGCAGGTGAGCACGGAAGAATTACAGGCTGAACGCAATACACGTTCAAAATCGATTGGCAAGGCGAAGGCGGCGGGTGAGGATATTCAACCCCTGCTGGATGCGGTGGCAGGTCTAGGTGAGGACCTGAATCAGGCCAAGCTTGAGCTGGACAAGATTCAGTTAGCGATTGATGAGATTGTGATGGGGATTCCTAATCTGCCTCATGACAGTGTGCCGGATGGCAAGAACGAAGAAGATAATGTCGAGATTCGACGCTGGGGTAACCCCCTTGTGTTCAAGTTTGAGGTGAAGGACCATGTGGATCTGGGTGAGGGTCTGGGACAGCTTGATTTTGATACTGCGGCAACGATTGCTCGTTCCCGCTTTGCTGTGATGAAGGGACCGCTAGCGCGTATGCATCGTGCCCTGACTCAGTTTATGCTGGATACACATACCGCCGAACATGGTTATGAAGAAGTCTATGTGCCTTACCTGGTCAATGCCGATGCCCTGCGTGGAACCGGTCAACTCCCCAAGTTTGAGGAGGATTTGTTTTTTACCGGTAAGGATATGGGGCTGTACCTGATTCCAACCGCTGAGGTGCCGGTGACGAATATGGCAGCACGCGATCAGATTTTATCGGCTGATACCTTGCCGCTGCGTTATACCGCCCATACCCCTTGTTTTCGTTCCGAGGCCGGTTCCTATGGACGTGATACGCGCGGCATGATTCGTCAGCATCAGTTTGAGAAGGTGGAGATGGTGCAGATTGTTCACCCAGAAAAATCCTATGAGGCTCTGGAGGAGTTGACCGGACACGCAGAAAAGATCCTGCAATTACTGGAGCTACCTTATCGAGTGGTTAATCTTTGTGCCGGTGATATCGGTTTCTCCGCTGCCAAGACCTATGATCTTGAAGTCTGGCTACCCGCACAGAATACCTATCGAGAAATCTCATCCTGTAGTAACTTCGAGGCATTTCAGGCCAGACGCATGTCGGCACGCTGGCGTAACCCGGAGTGTAAAAAGCCGGAACTGGTGCATACCGTTAACGGATCAGGTCTGGCAGTCGGACGGACTCTGGTCGCAGTGATGGAAAATTATCAGCAGGCCGATGGCAGTGTGCGTGTGCCCAAGGTATTACAACCCTATATGAATGGCATAGATGTATTAATCAAGCGGTAG
- a CDS encoding YeeE/YedE family protein: protein MEFQATDHVLLLSFILAFILGLTANLTNFCTMGAISDWVNMGKTGRMWAWFVAIGTAMLATMLIEGSDVVSLNSTIPPYRTANFAWLRYLVGGLMFGIGMTFAGGCANKNLLSLGSGNMKSLLVFIITGYFAYLMTKTDFYATLFYPWVSATTIDLGQYDIQGQGISHILAAMLGIEDANSFHYALALILGSTLIIMGLASKAFTHNPKHVISGFVIGLVITGGWYISGGPLGQEALDLVEWMDDRPFGVGVQSYTFINPMGETLYYLAQPENFLLITFGMVAIAGVLVGSFTAAMTTGKLHLTWFTSKSDFFKHVIGAILMGIGGVLAMGCTIGQGITGVSTLALGSIIVLASIIYGSALTMKIMFYQMMYEGECGFMDCLLSSLVDLKTLPEGMRRLEQP, encoded by the coding sequence ATGGAATTTCAAGCAACCGATCACGTACTCCTGCTCAGCTTCATCCTCGCCTTTATCCTCGGTCTGACAGCCAATCTGACCAATTTCTGCACCATGGGTGCCATCTCGGATTGGGTCAACATGGGTAAAACTGGCCGCATGTGGGCATGGTTTGTTGCCATTGGCACCGCCATGCTCGCCACCATGCTCATTGAAGGCAGTGATGTTGTCTCCCTGAACAGTACCATCCCCCCTTATCGCACGGCTAATTTTGCCTGGTTACGCTATCTAGTCGGCGGTTTGATGTTCGGCATTGGTATGACCTTTGCTGGCGGTTGTGCCAACAAGAACCTACTCAGCTTAGGGTCAGGCAATATGAAATCCCTGCTGGTCTTTATTATCACTGGCTATTTCGCCTATCTGATGACCAAGACGGATTTCTACGCCACCCTGTTCTACCCCTGGGTCAGCGCCACCACCATTGATCTCGGACAATATGATATACAAGGACAGGGGATCTCCCACATCCTGGCTGCAATGTTGGGGATTGAGGATGCCAATAGCTTCCACTATGCACTGGCATTGATATTGGGTAGCACACTGATCATCATGGGTCTGGCAAGCAAGGCATTCACTCATAATCCAAAACACGTCATCAGTGGTTTTGTCATTGGACTGGTGATTACCGGCGGTTGGTATATCAGCGGTGGCCCACTGGGACAAGAGGCACTGGATCTGGTGGAATGGATGGATGATCGTCCATTTGGCGTTGGCGTACAATCCTACACCTTTATTAACCCAATGGGCGAGACCCTGTATTATCTGGCTCAGCCTGAAAACTTTTTATTAATCACCTTTGGTATGGTCGCGATTGCCGGTGTACTGGTCGGTTCATTTACCGCCGCCATGACGACAGGAAAACTACACCTGACATGGTTCACTTCAAAGAGTGACTTCTTCAAGCATGTCATCGGTGCCATACTCATGGGTATCGGCGGTGTGCTCGCCATGGGTTGTACCATCGGACAGGGTATCACCGGCGTATCCACCTTGGCATTAGGCTCCATTATCGTATTAGCCAGTATCATCTACGGTTCCGCTCTAACCATGAAGATCATGTTCTACCAGATGATGTATGAAGGTGAATGTGGTTTTATGGATTGCTTGTTGAGCTCGCTGGTGGATCTCAAGACCTTGCCTGAGGGTATGCGCCGACTGGAACAACCTTAG
- the lolA gene encoding outer membrane lipoprotein chaperone LolA, translating to MQKLLIKFLSFFCLLLMSLNSPLLMAQSGTRLGEFFDQLKTFQAEFIQIQFDEYGEVSQRSEGELWVQRPGRFRWDYKQPFAQMMLGKEGSFWLYDEDLEQLTIRKIDQAMASSPLLMLSSDVAIEQLFKIVSIRHEGAYHWYELIARSAEASFETFRMALDDAGNLIEMELVDGMSQRILVSFSDVQINRAIDSKVFDFEVPAGVDVIGELP from the coding sequence ATGCAGAAACTTTTGATTAAATTTTTGTCTTTTTTCTGTCTGTTACTGATGAGCTTGAATAGCCCATTATTGATGGCGCAGTCGGGTACCCGATTGGGTGAGTTTTTTGATCAGTTAAAGACCTTTCAAGCGGAGTTTATACAAATTCAGTTTGATGAATATGGTGAAGTCTCGCAGCGCTCGGAAGGGGAGTTGTGGGTGCAACGCCCCGGTCGTTTCCGTTGGGATTATAAACAGCCTTTTGCCCAGATGATGCTGGGGAAAGAGGGTTCTTTCTGGTTATACGATGAGGATCTTGAGCAGCTGACAATACGCAAGATCGATCAGGCCATGGCATCCAGTCCGCTGTTAATGTTGAGTAGCGATGTTGCTATTGAGCAGTTGTTCAAGATTGTCTCTATTCGTCATGAAGGGGCTTATCACTGGTATGAACTAATCGCTCGCTCGGCAGAGGCTTCATTTGAGACCTTTCGTATGGCTCTGGATGATGCGGGTAACCTGATCGAAATGGAACTGGTGGACGGTATGTCGCAACGTATTCTGGTGAGTTTTAGCGATGTACAAATTAACCGTGCAATTGATAGTAAGGTGTTTGATTTTGAAGTGCCTGCCGGGGTGGATGTGATTGGTGAGTTACCCTGA
- the tusD gene encoding sulfurtransferase complex subunit TusD produces the protein MKITILIQEGPYNHQASDSAWQYIQAAIARGHEIRGVFLYNDGVYNVNKNIEPPQGDRHIANRWQELGAQGIDIVVCIAAAKRRGIKDDALVPDTRISGLGQLAKMALESDRLVTFGD, from the coding sequence ATGAAGATAACGATCTTGATCCAGGAGGGGCCTTATAATCACCAGGCCTCGGATAGTGCCTGGCAATATATACAGGCAGCCATCGCGCGTGGTCATGAAATTCGTGGGGTTTTTCTGTATAACGATGGTGTTTATAATGTAAACAAGAATATCGAACCACCACAGGGTGATCGTCATATTGCCAATCGCTGGCAGGAATTAGGTGCCCAGGGTATTGATATTGTGGTTTGTATCGCTGCCGCCAAGCGTCGAGGTATCAAGGATGACGCGTTGGTTCCCGATACTCGTATCTCCGGTTTGGGTCAGTTGGCCAAGATGGCGCTGGAATCGGATCGACTTGTGACCTTTGGAGATTGA
- a CDS encoding DUF190 domain-containing protein, with product MKVTIVRVYLTETEAHLQTLLKRLHDWEKVQGVTVFRGISGFGKSGDIHSSTLLDMSLDLPVVVEFFDSPGKVAAIIEHLNSFIAPGHIVSWAAELNIDG from the coding sequence ATGAAGGTGACTATAGTAAGGGTTTATCTTACTGAGACCGAGGCGCATTTACAGACCTTGTTAAAGCGTCTGCATGATTGGGAAAAAGTGCAAGGGGTTACCGTCTTTCGCGGGATCAGTGGTTTTGGTAAGTCTGGCGACATTCATTCCTCAACTCTGTTGGATATGTCACTGGATCTGCCGGTAGTGGTGGAGTTCTTTGATAGCCCGGGCAAGGTGGCAGCCATCATTGAACACCTGAATAGTTTTATTGCCCCCGGCCATATCGTGAGTTGGGCGGCTGAATTAAATATTGATGGGTAG
- a CDS encoding replication-associated recombination protein A, whose product MQVQQEAFTADPCRPLADRMRPRTLGDFAGQQHLLGKDKPLRLAIEAGRLHSMILWGGPGTGKTTLARLLARQSDAEFLSLSAVLSGVKDIRQAVEQARMIRDQSGRGSILFVDEVHRFNKAQQDAFLPYIEDGTVIFVGATTENPSFELNNALLSRARTYVLKRLDNTVLRSIVERALTDTEQGLGQRDIQIEEKLLDLLVEAADGDARCALNLIEISADLAESIDGQERINESVISEVISGGVRRFDKGGDAFYDQISALHKAVRGSAPDAALYWLCRMLDGGCDPLYLARRIVRIASEDIGNADPRALTIALDAWQTQERLGSPEGHLTLAQAVLYLASAAKSNAVYKAFNQAMVDARSSGSLEVPVHLRNAPTSLMKELNYGREYRYAHDEPDAYAAGENYFPENMKQVQYYCPVQRGLEIRIAEKLARLRELDRNRG is encoded by the coding sequence ATGCAGGTGCAACAGGAGGCCTTTACTGCTGATCCCTGTCGTCCGTTGGCAGATCGTATGCGTCCGCGCACCCTGGGTGATTTTGCTGGTCAGCAACATTTACTGGGAAAAGATAAACCCCTGCGTCTGGCGATAGAGGCGGGACGCTTACATTCAATGATCCTGTGGGGTGGGCCGGGTACCGGTAAAACGACACTCGCCCGTCTATTGGCAAGACAATCGGATGCTGAGTTTCTGAGTCTGTCGGCGGTATTATCCGGAGTGAAGGACATTCGTCAGGCGGTGGAACAAGCACGTATGATCCGCGATCAGAGTGGTCGTGGCAGTATCCTGTTTGTGGATGAGGTGCATCGCTTTAACAAGGCGCAGCAGGATGCTTTTTTGCCTTATATCGAGGATGGTACTGTCATATTTGTCGGTGCCACCACTGAGAACCCCTCCTTTGAATTAAATAATGCCTTGTTATCGCGGGCGCGTACCTATGTGCTGAAACGGCTGGATAATACGGTGCTGCGTAGTATTGTTGAGCGCGCATTAACGGACACCGAACAAGGTTTGGGGCAACGTGATATTCAGATTGAGGAAAAACTGCTGGATCTTCTGGTGGAGGCGGCTGATGGTGATGCACGCTGTGCCTTGAACTTAATTGAAATATCCGCTGATTTGGCTGAATCTATTGATGGTCAGGAACGCATTAATGAGTCCGTTATCAGTGAGGTCATCTCAGGTGGTGTGCGCCGTTTTGATAAGGGGGGTGATGCCTTTTATGATCAGATCTCGGCGCTGCATAAGGCGGTGCGTGGTTCGGCACCGGATGCGGCACTGTATTGGTTATGTCGTATGCTGGATGGGGGCTGTGATCCCTTGTATCTGGCACGACGTATTGTACGCATTGCCTCGGAGGATATCGGTAATGCCGATCCACGCGCGTTGACCATTGCGCTGGATGCATGGCAGACACAGGAACGTTTAGGTAGCCCGGAAGGCCATCTAACGCTGGCGCAGGCGGTGTTGTATCTGGCATCGGCGGCAAAGAGTAATGCCGTATACAAGGCATTTAATCAGGCGATGGTCGATGCCCGTTCCAGCGGTTCACTGGAGGTGCCGGTGCATTTGCGTAATGCACCGACAAGTCTGATGAAAGAGTTGAACTATGGGCGTGAATACCGTTATGCCCATGATGAGCCGGATGCCTATGCTGCGGGTGAAAATTATTTCCCTGAAAACATGAAACAGGTGCAGTATTATTGCCCGGTACAACGTGGGCTGGAGATCAGGATTGCTGAGAAACTGGCGCGTTTGCGAGAGCTGGATCGAAACCGGGGGTGA
- the crcB gene encoding fluoride efflux transporter CrcB, translated as MTQVFAIAVGGAIGAMLRFWLSTGVYSMLGRGFPYGTLVVNVVGSLLMGVLYILLIERMALDVIWRAGLLIGVLGAFTTFSTFSIETLMLLEQGEGIKAVANVLITVLVCLLATWVGMGLGRQL; from the coding sequence ATGACGCAAGTATTTGCCATAGCGGTTGGTGGAGCGATTGGTGCGATGTTGCGTTTCTGGTTGTCGACCGGGGTTTATTCTATGCTGGGTCGCGGCTTTCCCTATGGCACCCTGGTGGTTAATGTTGTCGGGAGTTTATTAATGGGTGTGTTGTATATTTTGTTGATTGAACGTATGGCACTGGATGTTATCTGGCGTGCGGGTTTGCTGATTGGAGTATTGGGTGCATTTACCACCTTTTCGACCTTTTCGATAGAGACCTTGATGCTGCTTGAACAGGGTGAAGGAATCAAGGCAGTGGCGAATGTCCTGATTACGGTTCTGGTTTGCTTGTTGGCAACCTGGGTAGGCATGGGATTAGGGAGACAGTTATGA
- a CDS encoding sulfurtransferase TusC yields MANEARKIMVTIRRAPYGSIYVQEALEVLFIVASYGMDLSVVFIDDGVLALKSGQDAKDLGMRGFAASIGALTDFEVSKVYVDKQSLLDRNIDESELMDIGEDEETEELLSPQVIDSDAITAMFAEQHSIISF; encoded by the coding sequence ATGGCAAATGAAGCAAGAAAGATTATGGTCACTATTCGACGCGCACCCTATGGTAGTATCTATGTGCAAGAGGCGTTGGAGGTGTTATTTATTGTTGCCAGTTATGGTATGGATCTATCGGTGGTCTTTATCGATGATGGTGTGCTGGCATTAAAGTCAGGCCAGGATGCCAAAGATCTGGGTATGCGTGGTTTTGCTGCCTCCATTGGAGCCTTGACCGATTTTGAGGTGAGTAAGGTCTATGTTGATAAACAGTCCCTGCTGGATCGTAATATTGATGAGTCGGAGTTGATGGATATTGGTGAGGATGAAGAGACTGAAGAGTTACTTAGTCCACAGGTGATCGATAGCGATGCTATTACTGCCATGTTTGCCGAACAACACAGTATTATCTCTTTTTAG